The DNA region AAATGGGACTTGGCTCCGGCAAGTTCGATGGGCGCGATCTCGGCGTTGCCGAAGGCGGATTTGGTTCGTATGTGAAGACCTACAAGCCGTGGTTCATCGGGCGCGATGCCTTCGTGGCGCGCGAGCAGGAGCGCAAAGGCGTGACCATCCGCTTCCGCTTCGACGACCAGCGCGTTCGTCCGGCGCACAACGGCGATCCCGTGGTGAATGACAAGGGTGAACGCATCGGCTTCGTGACCTCCTGCGCGATCGACTCGGAACGCTTTATGACCGGTCAAGCCTTCGTGGAGTTGGCGTACGCGAAACTCGACACGCCCATCTTCATCCACCAGGGCGGGAATATGGAACGTCCGCCCTCTGCGGCGAAGGTGGTGAGCAGGTTTGCGAAATTGTAAAACAAATAAGGCGACTGCAATGCAGTCGCCTTATTTGTAAGTTTCCTAATTATCATTAAGGAATAAGAGTGGTCATGCCTGAACGAGAAAATTCTCGCATAAGTTTTTTTGCATCCTTATACGTTTGATCTATTCTGCTTATATCGTTTGTGCTTAGCCAGTTCATATGTCCCACAATGTTTCTCTGAAGACGTATTTGTTCAAGCCTTATTATCCACTGATCAACATCTGGAATTATAGGAATAAAAAGGTTGCTGTGAGAAGTCATGATTTTAGTTAAATCGCTAAGATATAAGTAATAAATATCATGCCTACCTGGAAGTGTGGCTCCAGGCTGATTTAGGTAATTTTGCTTAAATTTCTGAACTTGTTTGTTTTTATCTTTATCTATTACGACTTCCCACCAATTTGAAGTAATTTGAACTGATAATACTGAGTGAACTAGGATTCTGAACAAGTTTTCAATTGCATAAAGTCGCCAATATGCAGATTTTCCAATATATTTCCCTGAAATGCTTACTTTGTTGATTCCAAAAGGTAATGTTCTAAAATCTACGGCATCAGGCATTTATTTACCCCTTAGGTTTCTTTGTTGTTGTTCTCTTTTCACTCTTATTTTTGCGCGATTCATAAAGTGCCTGCGCTATGACAGATGTGTTAGTTTCTAAAAGATTGGCAATTTCAACATTTGAAAAGCCAGCTAAATTTAATTGAATAGCTTTTTCTCGCTGTGACGCTCCCTTCATTTGGTTTATTAGAATTAATGCAAGCAAACGCTCAATTCGATCATTTGAGTTTTCCATTGTTAAGCCTTTCACTTCTTTTTACGCAGATTTGTCGTTAATGTTCTAACGACTGCATCACTAGTATTTAAAATCTCTGCAATAGTTTTGTTGTCCAATCCCGCAAGTTTGAGTGAGCGTGCACCATCAGTAACGCTTTTTTCTGATGCTATTTGAAATGCTAAAAGCTTGATTATCTGATCCAACTTCTCTAGAATTTTTTGATCATTTAAACTTGTCATCATAAACTCCTAGCCGCCTACTTCTGACGGTTTAGATCTTTTTTGCCTGGCATTCCTAACAGATTGGACTGCACAACCACAAATAGTTGCAATGTCTTCGTCTACTAGGCCAAACCTGTCAAGAATATTTACTTTTTCTGTTAAATTATCTGCCCCTTTGATGCAAAGATATCCGAGCATAAGGATTTCTGGGCTTGTTTCTGATATCTTAGGTTTGATTTTTTTAGCCATTGTTACCCCCCTTCTTTGCCATCTTTGACTTTAGCGCCCTTATAACACTGGGGGTGCTACCGCAAATCTTCGCCATTTCATTATTAGAGTAACCAAGCTGAGATAGAACAGCAATCTTTTTCTCTGCAGTGGTTAAATCTTTTGTTGCAATATATCCAAGAACCAATGAGAGATCAACTGATTGATTCTTTTCTTCATCTTTTATTTTCACATTATCCTCCTTCGATTAGACAAAACAAGAAGCAACGATTTACCGATTAAATTTTACATGATAAAAAGAGTTGTGCCAAGTAATTAACACATGTGTTTTGAGTACGGGCATGAGCGTGAGACCTCTCCCTGATGAACGTAGTAATCGGCATGTCCGCTTGCCCCTCTCCTAAAGGAGCCCCCTTCGGGGATGATAAGGGTATGGACGTGTTTTCTTTTCATTGAAACGGCAGGCTGGGTTTTCAAGTCAATGTTTGTTTGAGGGGGGGGCTGACTCCCTCTCCTTTTGGGGAGGGCTGGGGAGGGGTTTGGTAACGTTCCCAAAACCCAACCACGGGGTTATTCATCAAAACGAATACAAGGTGAAATCATGAAACTTATCCGCACCCTGACCCTCCTCGGCGGCTTGCTCGTACTGGCATTTGCCTTCGGCTTTATCTTCCGGCTGCCCTTCGCTACCGCCATCTGGCCCTGGGACGACGGACGCTACTCCTATCTCTTCATCGGCTCGATCCTGGCGGCGGTCAGCGCGGCGGCGATCTGGATCGGCTGGTCGGGAGAACTGGCGGCTCTGCCTGCGGGGTCGCTCAACGTGTTCGTCATCGGGCTCACCACCTGCGTCTATTTTTTCAACCTCGCCTCGCAGGGACGTTCCGGCATGCTCCTTTTTGGCATCGCATCCGTGCTGATGACGGTGGCAAGCGGCGCGGCGTTCCTCTGGAGCCGCCGCCTGTCCCTCACCGACCAGCGTCCCACGCCCAAACTTGTCCGCGTTTCGTTCGGGATCTTCATCGCCTCGCTCTTTCTGGCAGGCGGAGCGCTGGTCCTGCGTCTGCCCGTCTTCCCATGGGACTTGAACCCCGATTCCTCCGTCATTTTTGGCTGTATCTTCCTTGGCGACGCCTTTTACTTCCTCTACGGCTTGTACCGTCCCGTCTGGGGCAATGCCTGCGGGCAGCTGCTCAGCTTCCTCGCCTACGACCTCGTGCTCATCGTCCCATTCATCGCCCTGTTCGACACTGTCCCGCCCGAACGCATGCTCAACCTCATTGTATACATCGCCGTGCTGGTCTACAGCGGCGGACTGGCGGTCTATTACCTGTTCATCCACCCGCCAACGCGCTTCTCCCTTCGCAGTTCCTGAAATTCACCCCAGTAGGGACTTTACCCGCTCCGCCTCATACTGGACCTCGAGCCTGTTGAACAGTTCCAGCGAGCGGGTCAACGCTGTAATTTTTTCATCTCCGCTCAAAATATACTGACCGAGATACATCAACGCGCGTGCCTGTTCGTAAGGCATGTTCGCTCGTTCAGCCTCCGCCAGAGACGCTTCCCATTCACGGCGCGCCTTTTCGGGGTTTCCATCCAGCCAGTGGAACCAGCCTTGATACAACGTCAAGCGCGGCGTTCCGAGCGGAAAAACTCCCGCAAATTTCCCCATTGCCTTGCAGGCTTTTTGCGCGGACGCGCGTTGCTTCGCGTCTCCCAGTTCCCATGCGCTAAGGAAGACCTCCGCCACACCTGCGTAACCTTCGATGGCGTAGGGAGCCGTCGGGTTGCCGGAGGTCTTTTTGGCGGTGGCAGTTGCCAGATCCAGAGCGCGAAGCGGATCGTTATTCCGCCAGTATGCCAGCGCAAGCGCACCGGAGGCGCGGATGTCGCTGGCGAGGTCGATATTCTGTTCCAACAATTTTAGGGATGTTTCGTATCCTTCAATGGCTTCAGCAAGCGTGCCCGCTTTGGACTGTCTCAAAATAATCTCGGCGCGCAGGGTGTGCGACCAAACCTGCGGAATGACATCTTTGCGTCGGGTCGCGCGTTCCAATACTTCCGGGATAGTTTCCAGCCCGTAATCGAACTCGCCCTGATGAAAGAGCATGATCGAAAGGATCGACTTGCTCTCGTCATAATGGCGCATGTCACCGATGCGGGCGTCGATCTCGATGGCTTCCCTGATGCTTTTTATGCCGTCGTCCCACAGCGCCGCGCCGAGTTCGTAGATGGCACAGCCAGCCAGCGCGTACGAGAGGGCGGGCAGATCGTTGACATCGCGTCCCATGACGTGGGAGCGGTCGCGATAGGCGGTTGCCCAATCATGCTTCGGCAGGACGCCTGATACAACGCACATGCTGGCATAACTGCGGACGAGGCTTGGAGACTTCAATCCCGACCGTTCCGCGAGATTAAGCCCGGAGAGAACACTGGAGATCAGCATGACAGGCTGGTTCATTTGGAAATAGATCTGCCCGATGCGCACGAATGCCATGGCGCCTTCCAGCAGTCTTGCTGTTTCGGTGTTGTCGAGATAGCTGGGTAGCGGCGCATCTTCGATGGGTTTGGGGTTTATGCGGAAGCGCACCTGCTTGATTGCCTCTCCCAGCAGGCTGGCGATCATCCCAAAGCCTTTGTCGGATGTTTTCCAGCCAAGAATGTTCAACGCCCGTTTGAGATGCGCAAGGCTGTGAGGGAGTTCGCCCAATCCGTAATGCGCCTCCGCCAGTTGACGTTCCCAGTGCGCACGCTGCAATGCTGTCACCTGCACCTCGCCGCTTTTTGTCAGGCGCAGCGCCTCCTCGAAGAATTCAATGGCTTCGCGGTTCGCGAAGTTGCGCATGGCTTGTTCGCCTGCTTTTTCAAGATACTCCACCGCTTTGTGCTGGTTTTTCGCATTGAGCCAATGATAGGCAAGTACGCCGTAATATGGCGAGAGATCATCCGCGAATGCCTGTTCGTACCAGTTCGCCACCGCTTGGTGGAATGCCTGACGCTGGGAAAAGGTCATCAGGTTGTATGCCACTTCCTGCGTGATGACATGCTTGAAGAGATAGGTCAGGTCGGGGATCTCGCTGTTGAGCGGCGTGAAATCCAATTTCCGCAGATATTCAAAGTAAGTACCGATCCGCGGCTTGTCCGAAGCGAGCGGATAGATCTCGTGCACGGCGCGCAGGGCAAAGATGCGCCCCACCACGCTGGCGGCTTTGAGCGCAAGTTGATGTGACGGCGGGAGGCGGTCGATGCGGCTTCTCACCACCCCCTGCACCGTATCGGGGAAGTTCAAGGCGCGCAGGTCAGATTCGGGCGCGACCCAGCACTCTCCATTCTCCACGCGGATGACCCCGCTCTCATGCAGGGTCGAAGCCAGTTCCTCGCTGAAGAAGGGATGCCCCTCCGCCTTGCTCAGGATCAGTTGCATCACTTGTTCCGGCAGACGTTTCACGTTCAACCGCTGGCAGATCAACGCCTCGATATCCGCCTGATTCATCTGGTCAAGCAGAATGTGACGCGTCTGATCTTGATCGAGGATGATCCCGAGATACTCGGAGGTATCCTCCCTCATGCGGCGCGTCGTGATCGCGACCATGATGTTTGTGAGACTGCGGGTCGCCTCCACCGCCAATGCAAGTGAGGATGAATCGAACCAGTGTGTGTCTTCCAATACCAACAGTTTGGGCGCATCGCCGATGAACAGCCTCAGGATGGCGATCAGCAGGCTGCGCGTGTTTTCGGCGCGCACCTGTCCGGTCATTTGTTTGGTGAGGGAATTGTCCTGGGTATCAAGGCTCAGCACAGGGGAGAGAAGAGGCGCACGATCCAGCAGGCTGGCATCATGTGCCCGTAACCACTCCCGTGCTTTTTCGCGGCGGCGCTCGCCGTCGTCCGCCGCATCCAGCCCGAGGATGGCTTCGAAGACGGGACGCCAGGCATGATATGGCGTGGATTGCTCGATGGCATATCCTGCGCCGACCACAATGGGGATGGCATTCTCCTGTGCATGTACGATCAGGTCGCTTATCAGGCGCGATTTTCCAATACCCGCCTCTCCCTCGATCACCACCACATTGCTGGAGTTTGCATCGATCTGTTGAAGCATGTCCTTCAGGAGCGCGCGCTCGGCTTCCCGCCCGATGATCTTCGATGCCGAGAAAAGCTTATCGGTGCGGGATGCATTTTTTGTGTCAATGGTCTCGAAGATCGTTACAGGCTTCGAGAGACCCTTGATGCTTACCTCGTCAACAGGTTTCCACTGGTAGCTGCTGCGGGTCGCATCCGCGATACGCTGGGTGACGAGCATTGTGCCGGGCGCGGCAATCTGCATCAGGCGTGCCGCAACATTCACCTCATTGCCGATGACCGAGAATTTGCGCCATTCATCATTTCCAACCGAGCCGGACCAGATCGTTCCACGGCTGACCCCGATCTGGATATTTTTGACGTGGTCCAGTTCGGCAGGGATTTCCAACAAGGTATGCGCCAATGCCACCCCGCGTGCAGGGTCATCTTCATGCGCATACAATGCGCCGACGGCAATATAAAAATAACTGCCCTTGTCGCCGGTGGTGATGTCGATCAATGTACCGCCGTAGCGGGTCGCGTTCTTTTGAACAAGCTGGATCAGGGCGTTCAGTTTTTTTCCCGCCTGCAGATCAGCGTCATAATCAATTCCATCGAAGTGCATGAACATCGAGACCGATGGGCGTAACTGGGACAGGAATTGCTCTTGTCCATCGCTGATGTATTTATACACAAGCGGATGCAGCCATGGTCTGACTTGGTCCGCCCCCGGCACAAGCGCGGCATCCCAGGGCTGGGGATTGCTCATACGGTTCAGCCTGCCGATTACCGAAATGGTTGATCCATCGCCCGCCTGACGCTGCTCAAGCACATCCGCCTCATTACCTAACATTTGGGCTGTCTCTGCTGTGACGACGATCTCCCCTCTGTGAGCGAGCGTCTCCGCCGCGTCGACTTTGTCCAGTAGCGAGCCCGCCAGTACATCGAATACCTGCACATCCGGGTCGCCTACCAGAAAACGGCGTGCCATCCCGCATGCCGCCGCGGACTTGATCGCCAATTCCGCGGTTCCGCCGTTTGGCAGGGAGACCACCGAAAATCCCTTCATGGTATTCTGCATGGCGAATGCGGCGCTGACAGCGCGATGCGAGGCGGTCTTTTCGTCGCCGTCGAACCACGAGAGCAATGAATCCCCCCCACTAAGCACCACGCTGCCGTGGTAACGATGTATCTTTTCGATCAACACGCCATAGAGGTTGTTTAGATGCCGCCCCAGTTCCTCCGCCCCGCGCTGAAATCCAAGCGCCGTCATCAGCGCTTCGGTCAATTTGGTGAACCCCGAAATATCCGTGACTAACACAGCGCCGCGTACGGCTTCAGGCAGAACCTGTCCACTCGCCAGGGCATGGCGGCGGTCGATCGGTATATAAGCGCTGAACGGATCCATCGCGGCTCTCCTCGAGCGGGTTGATACAGATAAGCGGATTGAATTTTAATCGATATATCTTGATAATCTATGGCAAAATAGTCCCATGAACCAAAACGACATCATCCAAAGAACGGCGGAATACATCAAACAGGAATTTTCCGACGATTCATCGGGGCACGACTGGTGGCATATCTACCGTGTGTGGAAGACCTCCATTGCCATTTGTGAGCAGGAAAAAGCGGATGCCTTCATTGTGCAACTTGCCGCCCTGCTCCATGACCTCGATGATTGGAAATTCAACGACTCCGACGACGAGACCCCGCTTCGCGCCAAAGCCTGGCTTGAATCATGCGGTGTGGACTTGATCACCACCCAAGCCATATGCGACATCATCATGAACATTTCCTACAAAGGCGCAGGTGTTGTGAACAAAATGGACTCGCTCGAAGGCTTTATCGTTCAGGATGCTGACCGTCTCGATGCCATCGGCGCCATTGGCATTGGGCGCGCCTTTGCCTATGGCGGCTACAAGAACCGCCCGCTTTATGATCCCGACTCTCCACCCACCATGCATGCCAGTTTTGAAGAATATAAAAACAGCAAAAGCGCCACCATCAACCACTTCTACGAAAAACTGCTTTTACTCAAAGACAGAATGAACACCCCCGCCGGCAAACGCCTTGCCGAACAGCGGCATGATGTGATGGTGAAATTCCTCGATCAATTCATGAAAGAATGGGACGGATTGGACGGGTAGCCCAGATCGCTTTTTCAGTTCAAGCACCAATGCTCGTTCTGACCTGTGTATAAGTTCGTGCGAAGTTGACCCCTGCGCAGATTCGCCCAAGCTTTCCAATGAACTTGCCAACCCGCTTCTATGCCCTTCGCGTGGGATCATTACGATCAAGTAATCGTAGTCGACATCGTTCTCCGCGACCCATTCATCCACGCAGGCGATATCTGCGCAATGTTGGAACAATGTTAATTGTTCATGCCAGGGGAAGAAGTTCTCCGCGAGAGTCCACTCCAGACCTTGCAAAGTGGTCGTACTCTTCTGCCCTGTCAACGCAGGGAACCATTCCTGCAATGGATCGGTCATTGAAAACTCCCGCCCTGTTGCCAGAAGAAACGTCGCGCCTTCAGTCGTGTTTTCATTCACCCATTCGATCATCTCCAACTCACCCGCTTTCAAACTCGTATTGATCAGTTGGAAATCAAAGATGACGGCGGTCATGACGAAGTAAATAACCAGCCCCATCCACAGGGTCTGAACCCTGCGCCTCGTAAACAGGACTTCAGCCTGCTCGCTGTCCACTCGGCTGATCCACGCTGAAAATTTGACCAGCCCCATCCCTGCCAGCATGGCAAGTGACAACAATGCGATCCCATCGCCTCCGCGCGGATCGATTAACAGAGCCAACAAAGCCCATGCAAACAAGAAATAACTTTTTTGCCTGAGCGTCAGGAAAATTCCAATGAGTGCCAGAAAAAGGATGGGCAGAAAAAGAATATCACCCAATCCGTCGAATTTTAGGATACCGAGGTAGGACTCCAATGTTCGCTGGCTGGTTTGCCCCGCGGAGATGAACGGTTCGATACCATGACGTGCAAGTACCGTTCCCCACCACGGGGAACTAAGCAATGCCACCCCAAGACCGGTGAAAAATGCAGAGATGAATCCGCGTTTGTTTAAGCCAAAAAACAGGAACGGCAGGAAGCCGCCCAGCGCCGCATGTAACGCCGTCTGCGGATGGCTAATCACTGTACCTGTGCCGAACAGGATGGTGAGAAAAATATGACTGCGCTTGGGGCTTCTAAAAAGCAGAATCACCTGCCATAACATCAATAGTAAAAATAACATGCCAAAGGCGCGGGGGATACCTCCACCCATGATCTGCCAGACGAAGGCGCGCGGTGAAAGCGCGTAGATCAACGTTGCCAGTGAAGCGGACGTGCGCGAGTTGATAATCTCTTTGGCGAAATGATAAAAGGCGAGGATGGAGAGAGAGTTGATAACAGCCGGAAGGTAGAGAAAGATGGCTAGATCAGAATCAGGGACGAGCGCGGAAAGAAGCGCGGCAATGTAAAATCCGAAGGGAGGATAGGCGAAGGGGATGTCCGCATGGTTGTAGTTTGTAAAGTATGGGAGTGCGTATCCGTTCGCTTTAAGGTCCTGCGTCATCGTGAAGAACATGCCGCCATCGTTGAGGGGGAAGCCGTTGGCGATGGCGGGATAAAACCGTACGACGATGCCGAATAGGATGGCGGTAAAAAGCAACAGAGCTGGGAGGTCGAGTTTGCGGCTCATGCGCAGATTATAGCCTTGACATGAGGCGGATTTTGCAGATAATTACAACCAATCAAAAAAAGGCAGTGACAGAGGAAAGTAGGCTGGCGGAAGCCGTCAGAGATGTGCAAGGTAAGCGGTGAAATTGCACTCGCCCGAAACCAGTTGAAGTTCCCTCTCGAGCCGTCCGTGTGAAGAGCGTGTCAGGTGTCAAGTTCCATGTGCCATGTTTTGTAGTGCGGAACGCAATCCCGGCGTTATGTGGGATGTCGATACTCGAAGTTCGAAGTTCGAATGTCAGACATAAAGTGGTCGCAAGCCTCAAACGACAGGCGCGACAATTTGGGTGGTACCGCGGGAACTTGCTCCCGTCCCATTGTGGACGGGAGTTTTTTATTTTTTGGACAATGGACCGCGGACGATGGACAACGGTCAATCGGCTATCGTCAACGGTCAGAAATTGGAGGCATGTATGCAGGAGAAATTGAACGAAATCGAAAAAGCCGCATTGGATGCGCTTGCCGGTGTGGTTGATCCCGCCGCTCTTGAAGCGTGGCGGGTGACGCATCTCGGACGCAGCTCTGGATTGATGATGGTCTTTTCGGGGTTGGGAAAACTCTCGAAAGAGGAACGACCCGTTGTCGGTCAGGCGGCGAATCGCGTCAAAGTGGCGCTGGAGTCCGCGCTGGAGGAGAGATCCAAAGATGTCAAACAAGCCGCTTTGGAAAAATCCCTTGCCGGAGAAAAACTGGATGTGACCCTGCCCGGACGCGGCAGGCATATCGGACGGCTGCATCCTTCCACGCAACAGTTGAGGCGCGTGCTGGCGATCCTTGCGGAAATGGGGTTTCAGGTGTACACCTCGCGCGAGGTGGAAACGGATGAGATAAATTTCCAGTTTCTCAACTTCCCGCTGCATCACCCCGCACGTGAGATGCAGGATACGTTTTTCGTGGAGGCGGAGGGACGCGGCGATAACCCGATCCTGATGCGGACGCACACGTCGCCGGGGCAGATCCGCGCAATGCGCGAGTTTGCCGCGACGGACCCGCAGAATCCGCCGCCGATCCGCATCGCCCTACCCGGAATGTGTTTCCGTTATGAGCAGATCACGGCTCGCTCGGAGATTCAATTCAACCAGGTGGAAGGTCTCGCGGTTGGAAAGAACATCACCTTCGCGGACTTGAAAGGCACGCTGACCGACTTTGTCCGTCGTATGTTCGGCGAGCATGCAAGGTTGCGTTTCCGCGCTTCGTACTTTCCGTTCACCGAGCCAAGCGCCGAAGTGGACGTGGAATGTTTCGTCTGCGGCGGCGCGGGATGCGCGGTCTGCAAGAATTCGGGCTGGCTGGAGATCCTCGGCTGTGGCATGGTGCATCCCAATGTGTTGATGGCTGGCGGCTACGACCCGAAGGTCTACACGGGCTATGCCTGGGGCATGGGACCCGAACGCCAGTTGATGCTGAGGAACAAGGTCCACGACATCCGTTACTTCTGGGGTAACGATGTGCGGTTTTTGGAACAGTTTTAGGAAGAGCAGAAAATCGATATTCGAGATTGGATATTCGGAAAGGTTGAAATGAGTGTAAGCGGACTGGAGAAGTTGGAT from Anaerolineales bacterium includes:
- a CDS encoding adenylate/guanylate cyclase domain-containing protein produces the protein MDPFSAYIPIDRRHALASGQVLPEAVRGAVLVTDISGFTKLTEALMTALGFQRGAEELGRHLNNLYGVLIEKIHRYHGSVVLSGGDSLLSWFDGDEKTASHRAVSAAFAMQNTMKGFSVVSLPNGGTAELAIKSAAACGMARRFLVGDPDVQVFDVLAGSLLDKVDAAETLAHRGEIVVTAETAQMLGNEADVLEQRQAGDGSTISVIGRLNRMSNPQPWDAALVPGADQVRPWLHPLVYKYISDGQEQFLSQLRPSVSMFMHFDGIDYDADLQAGKKLNALIQLVQKNATRYGGTLIDITTGDKGSYFYIAVGALYAHEDDPARGVALAHTLLEIPAELDHVKNIQIGVSRGTIWSGSVGNDEWRKFSVIGNEVNVAARLMQIAAPGTMLVTQRIADATRSSYQWKPVDEVSIKGLSKPVTIFETIDTKNASRTDKLFSASKIIGREAERALLKDMLQQIDANSSNVVVIEGEAGIGKSRLISDLIVHAQENAIPIVVGAGYAIEQSTPYHAWRPVFEAILGLDAADDGERRREKAREWLRAHDASLLDRAPLLSPVLSLDTQDNSLTKQMTGQVRAENTRSLLIAILRLFIGDAPKLLVLEDTHWFDSSSLALAVEATRSLTNIMVAITTRRMREDTSEYLGIILDQDQTRHILLDQMNQADIEALICQRLNVKRLPEQVMQLILSKAEGHPFFSEELASTLHESGVIRVENGECWVAPESDLRALNFPDTVQGVVRSRIDRLPPSHQLALKAASVVGRIFALRAVHEIYPLASDKPRIGTYFEYLRKLDFTPLNSEIPDLTYLFKHVITQEVAYNLMTFSQRQAFHQAVANWYEQAFADDLSPYYGVLAYHWLNAKNQHKAVEYLEKAGEQAMRNFANREAIEFFEEALRLTKSGEVQVTALQRAHWERQLAEAHYGLGELPHSLAHLKRALNILGWKTSDKGFGMIASLLGEAIKQVRFRINPKPIEDAPLPSYLDNTETARLLEGAMAFVRIGQIYFQMNQPVMLISSVLSGLNLAERSGLKSPSLVRSYASMCVVSGVLPKHDWATAYRDRSHVMGRDVNDLPALSYALAGCAIYELGAALWDDGIKSIREAIEIDARIGDMRHYDESKSILSIMLFHQGEFDYGLETIPEVLERATRRKDVIPQVWSHTLRAEIILRQSKAGTLAEAIEGYETSLKLLEQNIDLASDIRASGALALAYWRNNDPLRALDLATATAKKTSGNPTAPYAIEGYAGVAEVFLSAWELGDAKQRASAQKACKAMGKFAGVFPLGTPRLTLYQGWFHWLDGNPEKARREWEASLAEAERANMPYEQARALMYLGQYILSGDEKITALTRSLELFNRLEVQYEAERVKSLLG
- the pheS gene encoding phenylalanine--tRNA ligase subunit alpha translates to MDNGPRTMDNGQSAIVNGQKLEACMQEKLNEIEKAALDALAGVVDPAALEAWRVTHLGRSSGLMMVFSGLGKLSKEERPVVGQAANRVKVALESALEERSKDVKQAALEKSLAGEKLDVTLPGRGRHIGRLHPSTQQLRRVLAILAEMGFQVYTSREVETDEINFQFLNFPLHHPAREMQDTFFVEAEGRGDNPILMRTHTSPGQIRAMREFAATDPQNPPPIRIALPGMCFRYEQITARSEIQFNQVEGLAVGKNITFADLKGTLTDFVRRMFGEHARLRFRASYFPFTEPSAEVDVECFVCGGAGCAVCKNSGWLEILGCGMVHPNVLMAGGYDPKVYTGYAWGMGPERQLMLRNKVHDIRYFWGNDVRFLEQF
- a CDS encoding HD domain-containing protein codes for the protein MNQNDIIQRTAEYIKQEFSDDSSGHDWWHIYRVWKTSIAICEQEKADAFIVQLAALLHDLDDWKFNDSDDETPLRAKAWLESCGVDLITTQAICDIIMNISYKGAGVVNKMDSLEGFIVQDADRLDAIGAIGIGRAFAYGGYKNRPLYDPDSPPTMHASFEEYKNSKSATINHFYEKLLLLKDRMNTPAGKRLAEQRHDVMVKFLDQFMKEWDGLDG